The Podospora pseudocomata strain CBS 415.72m chromosome 3, whole genome shotgun sequence genome window below encodes:
- a CDS encoding hypothetical protein (EggNog:ENOG503NYBE; COG:S) — protein sequence MGKPRLIILIRHAQSEGNKNRDIHQTIPDHRVKLTQEGWQQAYEAGRRLKGLLRPDDTLQFFTSPYRRTRETTEGILATLTDNQPEDSNFNRNRIKVYEEPRLREQDFGNFQPCSAEMERMWQERADYGHFFYRIPNGESAADAYDRVSGFNESLWRQFGDDDFPSVCVLVTHGLMSRVFLMKWYHFSVEYFEDLRNVNHCEFLTMRQDMNTGKYILENKLRTWSDLKKQNALEAVAREKEAEAKDKEKAETGKENGKSKDSSKLARTGSVVEIRRRWGGCPNGCNHDKNFKIRQTLADLVKNDHIISNQAVGLAGSENSSGSNSNSNTSGSNVTAVKNGTASPLDAAAALAPPAETNNSASSTSSTTNSNNNTTTSSTFGLTNPSFNGTANSTTLVSRRPAGKKIFWSQSSTTLCADGSPNPSFDISITGPKIDISKARDEVVSSPDGTPSFISVDDRLRGQLKSPSLPPHLSNNNSNSSSNHQTSAHGGAVQQLYVGRDFGGTYSGHNSVASGDDADSSEDERHRHTHHHSHTHDYLKPASHRAVFLTGPGSKRDNSRMGRGMRANRLGDCHSDAGHSSDGEHEADGEHETPDEDEDESGSNADGLELARTLTEKADEALMRAEMEDKSIQGSVY from the exons ATGGGGAAACCAAGACTTATCATCCTTATCAGACACGCCCAGTCGGAGGGCAACA AGAACCGCGACATCCACCAGACCATTCCCGATCACAGAGTCAAGCTCACGCAAGAAGGATGGCAACAAGCCTACGAAGCCGGCCGGAGACTCAAGGGCCTGCTGCGGCCCGACGACACTCTTCAGTTCTTCACCAGCCCCTACAGACGGACAAGAGAGACGACAGAAGGCATCCTCGCCACCTTGACGGACAACCAGCCAGAAGACAGCAACTTCAACAGGAACAGGATCAAGGTCTATGAGGAGCCAAGGCTGCGCGAGCAAGATTTTGGCAACTTCCAGCCATGCAGCGCCGAGATGGAAAGGATGTGGCAGGAGCGTGCCGACTATGGTCACTTTTTCTACAGAATTCCAAACGGCGAGAGTGCGGCGGATGCCTACGATCGTGTCAGTGGTTTCAACGAGAGTTTGTGGAGACAGTTTGGGGATGACGACTTTCCCAGTGTCTGCGTATTAG TCACTCATGGTCTCATGTCTCGTGTCTTCCTCATGAAGTGGTACCATTTCAGTGTCGAGTACTTTGAGGATCTCCGCAACGTGAACCACTGCGAGTTCCTCACCATGAGGCAGGACATGAACACGGGCAAATACATCCTAGAAAACAAGCTACGGACATGGTCCGATCtcaaaaaacaaaacgcGCTGGAAGCGGTGGCCAGAGAAAAGGAAGCCGAGGCaaaggacaaggagaaggcggagaCCGGAAAGGAGAATGGAAAGAGTAAGGACAGTTCGAAACTTGCTCGCACCGGCTCAGTGGTTGAGATTCGACGTCGCTGGGGAGGCTGTCCCAACGGCTGCAACCACGACAAGAATTTCAAGATCCGCCAGACGCTGGCTGACTTGGTCAAGAACGATCATATCATCTCTAACCAGGCTGTCGGCCTGGCTGGAAGTGAAAACAGCAGCGgtagcaacagcaacagcaacacgaGCGGGAGCAACGTGACAGCCGTCAAGAACGGCACCGCCTCTCCCCTCGATGCAGCTGCCGCTCTTGCTCCCCCTGCTGAAACGAACAACTCtgcttcttccacctcctcgacgaccaacagcaacaacaacacgacAACCTCTTCGACCTTCGGCCTCACCAACCCTTCATTCAACGGCACGGCCAACAGCACAACACTAGTGAGTCGACGGCCGGCAGGCAAAAAGATTTTCTGGTCTCAGTCATCAACCACGCTTTGCGCAGACGGCAGCCCTAACCCCTCTTTTGACATCTCTATCACGGGTCCCAAAATCGACATCAGCAAGGCCCGAGATGAGGTGGTTTCTAGTCCAGACGGTACGCCGTCTTTTATCTCTGTCGACGACCGATTACGTGGCCAGCTCAAGAGCCCCAGCCTACCGCCCCatctcagcaacaacaacagcaacagcagcagcaaccatcAAACTTCTGCCCATGGGGGCGCGGTACAGCAGCTTTATGTCGGAAGGGACTTTGGCGGGACGTACAGCGGGCATAACAGCGTCGCCAGCGGGGATGACGCTGACTCGTCAGAGGACGAGCGCCACAGACAtactcaccaccactcacATACACATGATTATCTCAAGCCTGCTTCTCATCGTGCTGTCTTTCTCACTGGGCCTGGCAGCAAGAGAGATAACAGCCGGATGGGAAGGGGTATGAGGGCTAACAGGTTGGGAGACTGCCACAGTGATGCTGGGCATAGCAGTGATGGAGAGCACGAGGCAGATGGGGAGCATGAGACTccagatgaggatgaggatgagagtgGGAGCAACGCTGATGGGTTGGAGTTGGCGAGGACGTTAACGGAGAAGGCGGATGAGGCATTGATGAGAGCTGAGATGGAGGATAAGAGTATACAGGGGAGTGTTTACTGA
- a CDS encoding hypothetical protein (COG:S; EggNog:ENOG503P11Q) has product MERAIPQHPNVDEETIVSTAFSTYLSAAFEDLVKALGLYDRCNQALSRYVQISRQDDTKRVLEAFITHLPVAGRITLIREIEENSANARKLRQLRNFLVDALLKPARNVGLQSLTISPGLAEEFEDDIDTAMINIDPSSRNQQSVLREKCMIRDGCVVTRAVDNNHFYTKLPADQRFRIRDYLECAHILPLLFRNFDISKPLEVSLKPH; this is encoded by the coding sequence ATGGAGCGCGCCATCCCCCAGCACCCAAACGTCGACGAAGAGACAATTGTCTCAACAGCATTCAGCACATATTTATCAGCGGCGTTTGAGGACCTGGTGAAGGCATTGGGGCTGTACGACAGGTGTAATCAGGCACTCAGCAGATATGTGCAAATTTCACGACAGGATGATACCAAACGTGTCCTTGAGGCATTCATCACACACTTGCCGGTTGCCGGGCGAATCACGCTAATAcgggagattgaggagaatTCTGCCAATGCACGAAAACTCAGGCAGCTGAGAAATTTCTTAGTCGACGCCCTTCTGAAACCTGCTCGAAACGTTGGGCTTCAAAGCCTAACTATCTCTCCAGGGCTAGCAGAAGAATTCGAAGACGACATCGACACAGCCATGATCAATATCGACCCGTCATCTCGAAATCAACAATCAGTCCTCAGAGAGAAATGCATGATACGGGATGGTTGTGTCGTTACCAGGGCGGTAGATAACAACCACTTCTACACCAAGCTACCTGCAGACCAGCGTTTTCGAATTCGTGACTATTTAGAGTGCGCCCACATACTCCCATTGTTATTTAGGAATTTTGATATAAGTAAGCCTCTCGAAGTAAGTCTGAAACCTCATTAA